The DNA segment ATCTCTTATAACACTATGGTTTTCTTCTCGCTCAATgacaataacttttaaaatcttacTCCTCGTCTTCCTCCTTAACAGTGTATTCAGCCGGTGAGAGACAGATGGAGGACGATAAAGTGACAAATTTACCTGGACAACCAAAAGTAAACTTCAATCACTACGCTGGTTATGTCAAGTTAAGaccagaagaagaagaaaaaacactATTTTACTGGTTTTTTGAAGCTCAAGAGGATTCGTTACATAAACCTCTTGTCCTTTGGCTCACTGGAGGTATGTCTTTAccaatttttcattcattttaattacattgttatacaatttcttttatcttaatCTTTTACTGTGTTTCTTATTAAGAGCAAAAcctatattttattctattttcgTGCATGTTAAAACTCGTTagtgataaattaatttttgttaggaCCTGGTGCATGTTAAAACTCGTTagtgataaattaatttttgttaggaCCTGGTTGTTCGTCTATTGCTTTTGGAGCAACACTAGAGATCGGTCCATTTCATGTAGATGACCATCAGCATATTATCATCAACAAATTCTCTTGGAACAGaggtatataaaattattttatgattgttgtaaattttaaatatttatttgcttAATGAACTGTTTTGTTTCAATTCTGCAGTTgccaatattatatttttggaatCACCTATTAGTGTAGGTTTTTCTTACACTAATAATTCTGATGATTTATACAAGCTGGGTGATCAAGTGATTGCTtttgataactatgcttttttgGTTGGGTGGTTTAAGAGATTTCCAAGATTCAAATCccatgaattttatattataggAGAGAGCTATGGAGGTACTTTCTGATATCtatatttaatcaataatttacTAACTAGTTTTATTCAAGAGATCTTTTACATGTGTTTGAAATTACAGGACATTATGCTCCACAGCTGGCTGAGGTTATACATGAAGGGAACAAAAATGGCCCTTATATAAATCTTAAGGGATTCATGGTAATTTACTAAACAACTTTTGTTCggttttaactaattaaaaaatgaaatatcttttttcattaaatttaacaGCTTAGCTTAGTGATATTGTTAACCGTTTGAATTTGGTGTGATTGTAATACAGATGGGAAACCCTGTGATTAACCGTGTGACAGACTTGAAAGGCATATTTGATTTTGCTTTCTATCATGGCATAATTTCAAACCAAGTATATGATGGCATAAGAGAGAAATGCGATTTCATGACAAAAAACAATACAAAGGAATGTAGTTGGAACGTGGCCAAATTCGTAAAAGCCTATTCTGACATAGATGTATTTAGTATTTACTCTCCCGACTGTCTCTTGGCCCATGAAAGACCAGTTTCAAGTATGTTTGATGGTATACCGTATGCTGTCTCAGAATTTGTAAGTATAATTTGTTGATTTAAAACTCactattttgaaagaaaataatagaaaataataaattattttgtggtGCATTTTAGGACCTCGGGAATATGATTCCAACAATGGCTTACGATCCATGTAAGATTAATGACGTGGAGAAGTATTTCAATAGGAAGGATGTCCAAAAGGCCATTCATGCATACTTTCCTGACAAGTCTGATTCCTACACCATATGCAGGTACTGATTTTCAtgtataatatgtatttaactgtttatttttaactaattaaattaacacaataatatttattttgtgatgaagcactaaaattaaaaaatggaatGATTCGCCCAACACAGTTCTTCCAGTGATTCAAAAACTACTGCATGCTGGTTTACGCATTTGGATGTACAGGTATACTTATAATTACTTGCATAGTATATTTGAAGGAgtttgatgatgatattttaacatagatataaataaatgcAGTGGTGACAGTGATGGTAGAGTTCCATTCTTATCAACAAGATACAGTTTGGAAGAGCTAAAAATGAATGTGACAAAAGAATGGAGAGCTTGgtttgaaggaagagaagttgGAGGATGGGTGGAGGAGTATGAGGGTGGTCTGACTTTTGCCACCATTAGAGGTGCTGGTCATCAAGCACCAATTTATAAACCACGAGaaactctttctctcttctacCACTTCCTTTCTGGTCAACCGCTTCCTTCCTCTTCCTTCTAATTCATTCCATATGTAAATTGTCATCTTTTTACATTTATTCACATCCAAGAGAAATTCTCATCATCATCAGAATCCTATTTTACtgaatatatatgttttttacaTTCTAAATAAATATGTCTCAGTCTATTATTACAAAGTTAATAATCAACTTACTgtcattattaatatatatatatatatatatatatatatatatatatatatgaaatgaaaCCAGAAGATGAAAGCGAAAGGAGAACTATTTtacgaaaaaaaagaaatatttttaaatggttAGTTTATAGAAgttataatgatttaaaaattgagGTAATAAAATGTGTGGTTTGAAagtttaataagttaaaaatagtaacttacaaaaaaataataaaatgttaacaaatttaagacaattaattaaactcttaattatttttatgatacaccgtgaatgattatttttttgtagCGAGTTTTCGATATttcataaacaaatttttaaaacaagattCCGTTTTAATGTTTtgagttaaataattaaatcctGATGTTATTgctttatttcataatttactgtaatgttttttaattataaattactaattaactataaacattaatattattactgttattattatttatgaatttatttttcaattttattgaaacCGAAAGTTTTTttcaaattagttatttttgaaatgttattatctatttgaatataatatagactggtacatttttaattattatgcatatgtaaattataatataaattgtgctaaaaataattcatccattatatttatttgtagaGAGATTTGTTTTAATAAGAGGTCAAATGAATTTAACGACACAGAGACTGTATAAtacattcaaaaaaaaattcagaaatttaATTACACGCTCTTGCTTTGGGTCTTGTCATAAGAATTCAAAAGCTTTAATTTCCAAAAATACTAAAGAAAATTAAGTATAATGCATTTAGAAAACCATGAAAAAAGTGattaatctttcaaaatatCAGTCTTTCCACATTTCACAGTTTTACTGGATTCAtcttttaacaattaatttgtagaaacttaaaattaacaaatggtagatcataattaaaatttaatctacTTCATAATTATTCAAACTCCTAGCTGTAAATTATTcattactataataaaatttttatttaaagcatatagttttcttatttttttcacgAAAATTCATTGACATTGACAAACAAAAAAAGTTCTTTTCTTGACAAATACACCATTTTTAGATTCTTGTCCATTGGATTCTAAAACAAGTTTCAATCCATTGAAATCATATGGTGGATCACTTTTTACTCTTATTGCTTATGTAAGAAATGGTTTTCCAGccatcattaattaattaattaatattttaattaattaatttattaatgttttaattaattaattaatgttttcattaattaattaaatgtgttaattaattaattaattaatgcatTTCATTTCTAAATATTGAATAAACTTTTGTCCCTAACAGAAGTGTGTTTTTTTAGggatttttaactttttcatgaaaggtacattttttttaggttttaactttttttaatttactttactattattatatctattatcagtttttatttatatattttttgatgattttatttgaaatatatatatatatatatatatatatatatatatatatatatatatatatatatatatatatatatataacatagttGAGGATGTTTATCGTTACATACTCAATACTTTagtaaataatgtattttttttttctatttgaagTTTCAGTTAGTTGATCACTATCgtgttattttgttataatttattttcaagttttaattatttatttttacagaaTTATCCTCAAAAAGTTTATTATCAAACTTAATAACAGATTGTCCagtcttttaaagaaaaagcgAATTTTTTCACCGTTAATaacaaaataccaaaaaatcaAGTAAATGAAGTTTccaataaaaagatataaaatgttCTATACATTATTACCACTGGTGTAACAATAATTAAACATCataaacttatattataataaaaatattaaaaaaaaatgaatgcacAAGTGTCATCCTGATATTTAAAAAGTACAAACATACAACACAACTGCCTGCCTGAGTGaaggaaataataattaaaaactaataaaaaatagcaataataattaaaaaggaaaacttaaaaaataaaaaatgtaactgccacaaaaaattaaaactagtgATAAATTAAATCACCCAATAAAATACTTACGTTACAAAAAGGTtcattcaatatttaaataataaaataaataaatagacaaATTAATTAGTGAAAACATTTGGAAATAGTAAATGTTATCTCAAACAGAATCGCAATAGTTAAAGTAATTACTAATAAATCAAACAagaatttgttaataaaaactgataataaatataataataataataaaataaaaacttaaaactttaaaaataaaaatctaactttcataaaaaattaaaactcgtGATAAACTAAATCCCTCAAGAAAAAAACACTTTCGGTGCAAAAAAAAGTTGATTCAATATTTGGATAATGAATgcatttaattaatgaaaacatTTGCTATAGTTAATGCTATCTCAAAGACAATCACAATAGTTAAAGTAACATAATgcattattttcaataaaatcaatctaaaaatatataaataaaaactaataataaatataataatagtgaaataaattaaaaaaattaaaacttaaaaaataagatgTACTTTccatgaaaaattgaaagttcctaaaaaaacacttttgttacgaaaaaaatttattcaatatttagataatgaaatgcattaattatttaattaattaattaattaatgaaaacatTTAACTATAGTTAATGCTATCTCAAAGACAATCACAATAACTAAAGTAACGTAACGCATTATTTCcaataaaatcaatcaaaaaaatatataaataaaaactaataatagatataataatagtaaaataaattaaaaaacttaaaacataaaaattaaaatttacctttcatgaaaaattaaaaatccctaaaaaacacacttttgttacaaaaaaagtttattcaaaattttgataaagaaatgcattaattaattaattaatgaaaacatTTAACTATAGTTATTATGCCAACaattatagtaataaaaatGCACTACTTCCATtaaaatcaatcacaaaatatataaataaaaactgataataaatataataataataataattaaaaaactaacttcatgtttcctttttttatatagtaataacttaatattcaattaaaatcatatcatacaaatattatctaattattttaaatatcatctCTCACCAATCaccaaaaatatgattttaagatataataatagaaaataaaatttcattattatttttaatacatttaatcTGAAAAGCAAGTATAAATATGAGTTGTTAATcccaagaaaaatacaaacatctttatatttgattattgagTAAAGTGTAAACACTTCATATCCCTATAATACTCCTATGGCTTCTCATTTCAATCAGTTCTTATTGGGAATTCTAATTATGGTTTTGATTCTACCTTCAGGTAATTTGtagattaatttcaattttgtaatgttttgtaattttgtttcttctgtGTATTCAAAAGATGACAGTGatagttttatatttgtttaatattgaaagttaaaaaaagaaatgaaaaaaaattcttataacaatattatatttttaatttcaggACTGATGGCTGCAAAACCACTTCCTACAGAAGCAGTAAGAGTAGACAGTGATCCACCACCGGATTGCAATGGATTGAAATGCAGTTTTGGAACTGAATTTTGTACAATATGTTGCAATGGACAAGGATCTAAACAGGGTCAATGTGTCAGGAAAGGAACcttttttgtttgtaaatgtCTATgaattttcatgaaaaaataaataaaatgaatgctTTGAATAgcaattttattacaataacaaataatttatagcAGTTTGAATAATTATGAATTAAGTTGAATTTTAGTTATGATCTACCAAttgttaattttaagttttaacaaattaattcttaaaacaTGAATCCAATAAAACTGTGAAATGTTCAAAGGCtgatattttgtaaattagaGCTTCCTAATTCTCCAATAACTATAAGActacaatttaaaactatttctCACTTAATAAACGagtaaaataattgatttggCCTCGATAATATACAgttcataaataattaatgttatccaataaaagtaataataaattcataaattataataacaataataatattaacgtttatatttaattagtaattaataattaaaaaatattgcagtaaatgatgaaataaatcaataactttaattgtattaattaaaattaatatttaaaaatttaacttaaaacgTTAAAACAAActcttgttttaaaataatgttttttgaAATGTTGCAAActcacaaagaaaaaaaaaagtttttatagCGTTTAACTATTGACCATGTATCAAACCCGATAGAAAATGTTTTGTAAGTTACGATTTTCTAATTAAACTGTAAGTTTTATAGCGTTTAATTATAGAGTTTAAGTAATTGCtacaaatttattaacattttattatttattacgatttttaaataattaaagtttcaAACCATgtattttaaaccaaaatttttaaataattaaacttcaaaTAGATAAATGACATAATACTCTAGCACAAGAATCTAGAAGAAGTTGAATTGTGAAGTGATGAAGCAGGTTCTTATTGGTATTTATAGAGTTGAAACTCAAATATTCTCATATATCATATATAGATTACTAAGTTTTTAATTGAGATTAATTTCGATTAGTCGtatttcacttatttatttatgtagCTAACATGAAAGAATACAATGATATCTGAGACttataatctattataatataaaaaagaatatattattaaatttattttgtcaataattaaaatttaatttttagtcatttaaaattatttaaataatatgttgCAATGTAGTTTAGGTGTTAGCATGCAAagtcaaactttttttttttccaatttatcaatgattatgataaaataaaaataaaatataaatgtttgagttagcaattttataataataagtaatgGTGGAAGTTTTTCcgctttaaataattatcaatgcaatttatttaagaaaaaaaaaactccataaATCATCATCAGATGTGTTAcgagaagataaaaaataagatgtgctaaaataaaataaatatatttttataaaaattaaaccttTCTTTCACAACTCTGAAAAGGCCCACTTGTAATGGTTTTGGAAAGACAAACAATGATATAACAATTCAAATCctattattgttaaaattaaaaaaattaacactcTACCTATATTTCCTCCTAAATgtcttttatttacatttaattaaaaaataaattattacacacacaaataaaatatttgaataactaTAATGTTGAGATGGACAAATATCATTCACTTATCATcctaataatcatatttaattgtttattttgattaatttgataaattacaactactaatatttgttttatgacGAAACGATATGAACGATTTACCTAAACTTATGTGCATAGACCAATatctttcaattaattttaatgctAGGCAAAGTTCACATTTTGAACCGTGTATATagttaataattgaaaataatttttaattcataatataaaatgtatgtGATATCACATACTCACTGATACAGTATGGAATAAATAAAAGTGTACTTTAactttgattatcaattaatttaaataaaaaagaaaaatggaatggtaaaattatatatttgtttcgaGCAACACTTTAACAAGtttaggaaaacaaaaaaatttaagtattattcATGCACTTCCACTGTGctagaaatatattattcagacagtatatatatatatatatatatatatatatatatatatatatatatatatatatatttatatttattcactctaacaatacaaatttaaagtattaattgatcacaagtaaaaaaaaaaaactaaaaaatctaaaattaaatatttaaactttgtgCTTTTCTCTCATTTGTTTTTAGAAATTGCGAAAAGGCTGTGAAAATTCTCTGTTGGAGGGCTTTTCATAGTCACTGTAACCACTGAAGATCACAACTACtctattttaatgatttaaaattgtaataaataataaaatgtaaataattttatagcaattaatcaaacccaataattaaaGGCTATTCAAACCCAATCATGTGTACTAAGATATGGTCGTATTTTATCCTTCAATTTCGGATGTCACAAAATTACTGAAATAGGGACAAGACAGGAGTGGCTGGAGTTCATGATAACACTTTAATTACAATGGTGAGACCATAATACTCACCATTCCACTACCACACCCTTTCACTTTCAATTATTCAATTTCTTTCCCAATTAACCAAGACAACCCCTTCTTCTAATTTTCAACTGTTGCACCCCTAAATTGTAACATTACACATCTTTATCTATATACCCATTTAACATTAAAGAAAACAGAAAGCATGAGTTgagttcattttttaaaatgcatacaagaaagaaaattacaaacctcttaatgcttttttctttttcttttctttctctttccttaAAAATTTCCTTAGCCATGTGATTTCTCAATGATGAGTTTAACATGTGATGTTGTCAACACCAGCCTGATTCGTGATACCAAAACTCGACCCTATTAATTTCTTTTCGTGTATTTTACATTCAACTTTAGGTACCTTGCTTTACATCTCTAGAAAATGACAGTTTCCAAGAAATTCATAGGAGTTTAAGTCTTTCTAGATGCTTCTGTTTGTGTGTACTTGTTGGTTTATAAATTCTATTGAAGCGTCTCTAACATAAATGGTCCTCCAATTCTATTGAAGGAAAAATTGGAAAGAGCTTCACTGCTGTAAAGCAACTCAAGAGTCCAACTTCTTTGAGTTAGTGCAGCAAGCCGGAATGATTTCATCTCCTCCAATTCTCTAATGCTTTCTACATATGCTTTGGAAATTATGCTTTGCTAGAAAAAGCATAACACGAAGTAAatctataaaaaacaaattttcctaaaaaaaacaaagtaatttaTTCTACTTTATTCATTTATTCTCCTCAATTCCCATGTACCACCCTCAATGCTCACTTTTACAAtatctctcttcttttttcctattttagtgtttttgttttaaaaacaacttttttgttgtgtgtttttttttctcctcacgccactatctttttattttctatgtttctcaatgttaactttttttttcgtGTAGTATTCAAATTTATAACGAGGgtagaaaattaagaaaaattaaataaaacatttgagATAAGGCTGCATGTAAGAAAtgttttttccaaattttatatgtgaaaattttgatagagaaaatttcaaatttatcattAGTAAGACTATGaca comes from the Vigna radiata var. radiata cultivar VC1973A chromosome 2, Vradiata_ver6, whole genome shotgun sequence genome and includes:
- the LOC106756339 gene encoding serine carboxypeptidase-like 35 — protein: MDSIAITFVYKYQGEPLNSIHAIIALCACCHHSSLSISHNSKSLSSALELHNSAMAFLWFYIAVFSGIIFSAQFCVSEQVYSAGERQMEDDKVTNLPGQPKVNFNHYAGYVKLRPEEEEKTLFYWFFEAQEDSLHKPLVLWLTGGPGCSSIAFGATLEIGPFHVDDHQHIIINKFSWNRVANIIFLESPISVGFSYTNNSDDLYKLGDQVIAFDNYAFLVGWFKRFPRFKSHEFYIIGESYGGHYAPQLAEVIHEGNKNGPYINLKGFMMGNPVINRVTDLKGIFDFAFYHGIISNQVYDGIREKCDFMTKNNTKECSWNVAKFVKAYSDIDVFSIYSPDCLLAHERPVSSMFDGIPYAVSEFDLGNMIPTMAYDPCKINDVEKYFNRKDVQKAIHAYFPDKSDSYTICSTKIKKWNDSPNTVLPVIQKLLHAGLRIWMYSGDSDGRVPFLSTRYSLEELKMNVTKEWRAWFEGREVGGWVEEYEGGLTFATIRGAGHQAPIYKPRETLSLFYHFLSGQPLPSSSF